A single Mycolicibacterium cosmeticum DNA region contains:
- a CDS encoding alpha/beta fold hydrolase: MPSTAPDGPSGVWRFDDFVLDTQRYELRHEGSVIRVEPQVFDVLTQLVSHHDRFVTKEELFDTVWGGRFVGEAALTSRIKAARRALGDDGESQRYIRTVRGRGYQFVGTLTTTQPAATPPPRQHIAFCRAADGVRLAYAVAGAGPPLVRAANWMTHLGYDIESPVWRHWVRDLAAGRTFIRYDERGCGLSDWEAVDFTFDDWVTDLETVVEALGLERFPLLGVSQGGAVAVAYAARHPDRVSHLILCGSYARGRAIRAINDDERRAAALDLDLARVGWGRDDPAFRQVFAAQFLPDGTRADWEAFDHLQRRTTSPENAVRFLDEFGRIDVRDLARDVACPALVMHSADDHRVPIRYGEELAALIPNSQLVALPSNNHLLTEGEPAWQTFLSELSAFLAS; encoded by the coding sequence GTGCCCAGCACCGCGCCCGACGGCCCCTCCGGTGTGTGGCGTTTCGACGACTTCGTGCTCGACACCCAGCGCTACGAACTGCGCCACGAGGGGTCGGTCATCCGGGTCGAACCGCAGGTGTTCGACGTACTGACCCAGCTGGTCAGCCATCACGACCGGTTCGTCACCAAGGAAGAACTGTTCGACACGGTGTGGGGTGGCCGGTTCGTCGGCGAGGCCGCCCTGACCAGCCGGATCAAGGCCGCCCGGCGCGCTCTCGGCGACGACGGCGAATCCCAGCGGTACATCCGCACCGTCCGCGGCCGTGGGTACCAGTTCGTCGGCACGCTGACCACCACCCAGCCCGCCGCGACGCCGCCGCCTCGCCAGCACATCGCGTTCTGCCGGGCCGCCGACGGTGTACGCCTGGCCTACGCGGTCGCCGGTGCCGGGCCACCGCTGGTGCGCGCCGCCAACTGGATGACCCATCTGGGCTACGACATCGAAAGTCCGGTGTGGCGGCACTGGGTTCGCGACCTCGCGGCCGGGCGCACCTTCATCCGCTACGACGAGCGCGGCTGCGGTCTCTCGGACTGGGAGGCGGTGGACTTCACCTTCGACGATTGGGTCACGGACCTGGAGACGGTGGTCGAAGCGCTTGGGCTCGAACGTTTCCCGTTACTCGGTGTGTCGCAGGGTGGGGCGGTGGCGGTGGCCTACGCCGCCCGGCACCCGGACCGGGTCAGCCACCTGATCCTGTGCGGCTCGTACGCCCGCGGCCGGGCGATCCGCGCCATCAACGATGACGAAAGGCGCGCTGCGGCACTGGATCTGGATCTGGCCCGGGTGGGCTGGGGGCGCGACGACCCGGCTTTTCGGCAGGTTTTCGCCGCCCAATTCCTGCCCGACGGAACCCGCGCCGACTGGGAGGCGTTCGATCATCTGCAGCGCCGCACCACCTCACCGGAGAACGCGGTGCGCTTCCTCGACGAGTTCGGTCGCATCGACGTGCGTGACCTGGCCCGCGACGTGGCATGTCCCGCTCTGGTCATGCATTCCGCCGACGATCACCGCGTTCCCATCCGCTACGGCGAGGAGTTGGCCGCCCTGATCCCGAACTCACAACTGGTGGCGTTGCCGAGCAACAACCACCTGCTCACCGAGGGCGAACCGGCATGGCAGACGTTCCTGTCCGAGCTGTCCGCATTCCTGGCGTCCTGA